In the Flavobacterium sp. J372 genome, one interval contains:
- a CDS encoding retropepsin-like aspartic protease has protein sequence MKNLYDTLKDKGYKKISFKISKTQHLRIKAKINGIEGDFILDTGASNSCVDFEGIEHFKLNALDSETKAAGAGGVGMLTKSSFENMLQMGRWKTDALSLVIFDMSHVNEALRLYKARPVHGIIGADVLLQGKAIIDYYNHCLYLKQ, from the coding sequence ATGAAAAACCTGTACGATACCCTTAAAGATAAAGGCTACAAAAAAATCAGCTTTAAAATTTCTAAGACCCAGCACCTGCGAATAAAGGCTAAGATTAACGGGATAGAAGGCGATTTTATTCTTGATACCGGGGCATCAAACAGTTGCGTTGATTTTGAGGGTATTGAACATTTTAAGCTAAACGCGCTCGACTCTGAAACCAAAGCTGCCGGAGCAGGCGGTGTAGGGATGCTCACAAAATCTTCGTTTGAAAATATGCTGCAGATGGGGCGCTGGAAAACCGACGCGCTGAGCCTTGTTATTTTCGATATGTCGCATGTAAATGAAGCGCTTCGGCTTTACAAAGCAAGGCCTGTACATGGTATAATTGGGGCTGATGTGCTGCTTCAGGGCAAAGCGATCATAGACTATTACAACCATTGCCTCTACCTGAAGCAATAA
- a CDS encoding NAD(P)/FAD-dependent oxidoreductase encodes MFDVLIIGGGAAGVSCALVLGSSLKKPYAEGKKVGIFTHQKASALQDGLYNNVYGIAPGTLGKDIMAQSLAHLSGTYPDVVQLPGEKVMKVEGTAGNFTIITNKGDYKARIIVVAVGSAATFDIAGLTEYIIPHKKALPEKNRIQLKNEDHLVADGIYVAGTLAGERSQLSIAAGSGAAVATDIMTLWNSGTQSQHHDSTRK; translated from the coding sequence ATGTTTGACGTTTTAATTATAGGCGGTGGTGCAGCAGGAGTATCCTGTGCCCTTGTGCTCGGCTCATCTCTTAAAAAGCCTTATGCTGAAGGCAAGAAGGTAGGCATATTCACCCACCAGAAAGCTTCAGCCCTGCAAGACGGGCTTTACAACAATGTTTACGGCATCGCTCCCGGCACATTAGGTAAAGACATAATGGCCCAAAGCCTTGCCCACCTTTCAGGCACTTATCCTGATGTAGTACAGCTACCCGGAGAAAAAGTGATGAAAGTGGAAGGTACTGCCGGCAATTTTACCATTATAACTAACAAAGGCGACTATAAGGCGCGGATTATTGTAGTGGCAGTAGGTTCGGCAGCAACTTTTGATATTGCGGGACTTACAGAATATATTATTCCGCACAAAAAAGCTTTACCTGAAAAAAACCGCATACAATTAAAGAATGAAGACCACCTGGTTGCTGATGGCATTTATGTTGCCGGGACACTTGCCGGTGAAAGAAGCCAGCTTAGTATTGCAGCCGGAAGCGGCGCTGCGGTAGCAACTGATATTATGACGTTGTGGAATAGCGGCACACAGAGCCAGCACCACGATAGCACAAGAAAATAA